The stretch of DNA TCGATATCAGATTTTTTACAACATTTTATATTCGAATTAGATTGTCTTTTTTACTACAATGTGAATGATTAAGTAAATATGGGTTAATTATCCTAAAATATCTGCAATTAACTAGTTAATGAATTCTAGCATATATTGTTAATAATGaagtattattttatatttaatgttaatcCAGGTGGCTATAATCCCAGTATATGCATTGTGTATATGCTTATGTGTTAGCATAAACCATGATATTGATATAGACATTATTGCTTTCCTAACTTCGCTTTATATATTTACTTCATATGTTACACAATaatacactacacaacacattTGCTAATCTGACATAGACCAATATGAgtctgctgtgtctgtgtctgcttCTTTGATACACCTATATGTATTTCTGTGACCAGTTGGTAGTGTATTCTgaaataaaatgatatttttCAGGCCTGTGGTATCATTGTGGAGCTGATTCGCTCTAAAAAGATGGCTGGCCGAGCTGTCTTACTGGCAGGGCCACCTGGAACTGGAAAGGTATCTACAGTGTTTCATGTCTGGCTTTGCACACGCCAATAAGTAGCATGTCTTGGTGAATCACATGTTGCTACTTGGTTGGTTTAATAATTGTATGAATGTTAACAAACTATTTATGCCTAACAGACTGCTCTAGCATTGGCCATGGCTCAGGAGTTGGGAAATAAGGTGCCATTCTGCCCAATGGTGGGCAGTGAAGTGTACTCCTCAGAGATCAAAAAGACAGAAGTATTGATGGAGAACTTCAGGAGAGCTATTGGTGAGTCCCCATAATAATACATTTGGTTACAAAAAACATAACTAGCTGATGAAGGATTACACTGGGATAAAGCTCCTGTCTGCAGGAGAACTAATGGATAATATTAGAATACAGTATTGTGTTCGTAAATGCTTTAAAACAATGGATCTCAGCAGTAACTGTGGTTTCGCCTGTAATAACACTCTTGCATTAAGAtcaatgtaaataaacaaaaaacacagtctATAGTGAGACAAATGCATTGGTTTCAGTGAAGCCATACATGTTTGTTTGGAAGAGGACAATTTTGGTTCCTGCCTTCTCTCTACCTTTTGTAGTACTGCGACTTGTGGATTTAAACAATTCAAAATTAACTTCCAATAGTTTCAATACTTAATTAAGCAAACAATTGACCCTGACTCTTTGAAGAGTTTTGTATTAATAAAGAGAAATTGAACTTGCATTTTAATTAGGAACTGCGATTACAGTTACCATCTAATACCTAGCTTGGATATCCTTAAATACTTTACTTGAAATTTACATTTAGAGCTATTTAGTTAACACCCAACTGTTATACAAAAATTCTCTCTCTTCATTCCCACTAAAGCTAACaagttattgtttgtttgtatttactttttaatgTTCATGTTAGCTAGATTTAAATATCTTTTACACATTTTCTCTTATGCATAAACCTTCCACACaaccctgtatgtgtgtgtatgtcagtatgagtgtgtgttgatgtaacTTGTCATAGAAGAGGAAATGGACTAAGAAGGAGGTCTACTTTACAGCCTATTCTCAAAAGAGAGATACTGTGTGAGACCAGAGAGGGTCCATTGTACTGCTGTCAGCATACCCTCGACATTTGCCCTTTGCTTTTGGCACgtggcatgcacacacacagttacttgACACCAGCTGGCAATACACAGGTGAAACAGTGGTTACTGTGTGATCTGCAAAGCTACTGTGTTACTAACACATTGTGTATAACATTCAACTGCTGTACTAAGTGCATTGATTAAAATATGTGTTCACTGTGATTTTTCATCATATTCGTTTATTTTACTTAAATGTTGTGTGTGTAGGTCTGCGAATTAAGGAGACAAAAGAAGTATATGAAGGTGAGGTGACAGAGTTGACACCATGTGAAACAGAAAATCCAATGGGTGGATATGGGAAAACTGTCAGTCATGTCATCATTGGCCTGAAGACAGGGAAAGGCACTAAACAGCTgaaggtaaaaaaataaaataaaaaaataaaaaatgtagctCTGTGTAAAAACAAGAGATGGCCATGACTGATACATATACCATGTGTTCTGTTTCTTTGTGCCATAGCTTGATCCCAGTATCTATGAGAGCTTGCAGAAGGAAAGGGTGGAGGTTGGTGATGTCATCTACATTGAAGCCAACAGTGGTGCAGTCAAGGTAAGGACACACACAAGCTATTGCTCTGTGTCTTGCACACTTGTGGGTTTGGTGTGTTGATGTATCCTTTAGTCAGTACAGGTGGGCAGGCCATCTGGCAAAGGATTAAAGACAAGACTGTATTTCATAGTGCTGACAGGTCTTTCATGCTTGCtatacacacaagcacacaaacacattgtgGCGCCATTCCATGAAGGCTCCTAGCATCACCTTCAACAGTACTTTCTTTCTAAAGATCCTTTCTTAAGAAGACTGAGATCAGTGCTGATGAAGTACTTTAGGAGTTAAGCACAATTGGAGGGTATAGCTAATGTGTCTGATCTTTCAAAAGTCTCTGTGTTCGTCTTATTAATGGATTAGTAAATGGAGGCGATATGGTGCCTCCTGTTGTTTTCTGATACCCAGTCTCCAATATTAATTTTTgtttaaaaagattttaaattAGAATTTTAAAAGAAATCACGTAAGATGGACATTCTGAAACTGTTGAAGCACTCTAATACCCCACATGAAGAAATACACTATCAGCATTAGAGCTTGTTTAAAAAGGTTCAATCCTTttttttcaattcaatttttgaTGTTATCAACTTAATACAGTGCCCATCAATACTGCTATGCCCTGTCTATGTATGTCTGCTGAATGATTACAGCTGCAGTCATTCTGTTTGTTATTGGTCCACAGAGGCAGGGCCGATGTGACACATTTGCAACAGAATTTGATTTGGAGGCAGAAGAATACGTGCCTCTGCCCAAAGGAGATGTGCACAAGAAGAAAGAGATTATACAAGATGTTACGCTACATGACTTGGATGTTGCTAATGCCCGACCTCAggtacacacacaaaatcaataactgtagaacaaagcatttttttttttttttactttaaagtcAAACATGCTTATGATTAGTGCATATCATAGTGTCTTCTATTCTTGCTGTGTGTGACAGGGAGGCCAAGACATCCTTTCTATGATGGGTCAGCTTATGAAACCCAAGAAGACTGAAATCACAGGTATGAAATGGTCTTtagaacacaaaaaaaaaaactgttaagcTGCTTTCATATGAGTGAAAGCTACATTCAGTATTTCATATGAactatttgtgtgtttttttagataAGCTGCGAGGGGAGATCAATAAGGTGGTGAACAGGTACATAGATCAAGGAGTGGCAGAGCTGGTGCCAGGTGTTCTGTTCGTTGATGAGGTTCACATGCTCGACATAGAGTGTTTTACATACCTGCACAGAGCTCTGGAGAGTTCTATTGCACCCATCGTAGTGTTCGCATCCAACCGAGGAAACTGCCTCATTAGGTAGGAAGTGTTCCTAATCTAATTCTACACACCTTCATTAGGAAGGATATTTGCAGAGAAGTGAAATGTATGTATTCTGCATGTTCAGTCTGATTAGACAAGTGGATCAATTGTTTTGATTGTTGCCTTTTTCAGGGGAACGGAGGACATCAGCTCTCCTCATGGAATCCCACTCGACCTACTTGATAGAGTCATGATCATCAGAACCATGCTCTATACCCCACAAGAAATGAAACAGGTGAATGTGTGCCAGAAACGGAGACAAAGGGATACATTTACCTCtctgcacactaacacactaacttTTGTGTCTCTTTGCAGATCATTAAAATCCGAGCTCAGATAGAAGGCATTAACATTAGTGAGGATGCTTTAAGTCACTTAGGAGAGATTGGCACCAAGACAACCCTCAGGTAAGTAATACagtcatatatttattcagtattccaATACGCTATAATGTGTCATCCTGTAAAAAGACCCATTGCAGGTTAGGTCTTATAAACGACTGATAGCATTTTGTATAGTCTGTCTGCTCAAAGCAGGTCATAACACATTAAATCATTGGTTATTTGaggtatgtatgtgtttgtgtatgcgcAGGTATGCTGTTCAGCTCCTGACTCCAGCCAATTTGCTGGCAAGAGTTCAGGGTAAGGAAGgagtagagagagagcaggtggAAGAAATAAATGAGCTCTTCTATGATGCCAAGTCCTCAGCGAAGATACTACAGGACCAGCACACCAAGTTCATGAAATAACTCTTCAATTCAACCCATTCAGCTACTGGGcctggaccttttttttttttggttaaataAGAACAACTTATGCCTTTGGAGTTTCTCTTTAACTCACCTGTTTGTTCCtttatcacttttttttttttttttggtggaagAATTATTTCTTGCCTAGCTTTTGAGCAGAAGATTTTTACATACTGTtaatgttttggttttgttaaaTGTGAAAAGCAATGTATGAAATTTAAATAAACTTATTACTGCTTTCTAATCATGTGTTTCATATGTGACCTTCATAATCTTACACCTCAACCTCcatttaaaagaaagaaaaaaaagtgtgctAATGTATTTTAATTGCACATTTGTTATGTGATTATTGACGTTTTTGTTAAAGGATTGGCATGGCAGTATTCTatttctttaatatatatatacacatatatattaaagAAATAGAATACTGCCATGCCAATCCTTTAACAAAAacttcataaataaatataaataatttaatgtaTAAAGTGCaagcaaaacatttttaatacaaataattgaaTCAAATCTTGACCTCAAAAATCAAACTGGAAAATGTATCATTACACCAGAACAACCTCAGCTGTCAATGACTCAGCTCATCCAACATGACTTAAACACACTTTTATTGAACATTTTTACCCATTATAGTATAAGAGGTCCATAGTGTGAATCTGTAGACCTGTGGGTTCCGTGCTTGTTTGCTCTACTTTCTCCTACTGGGTTTGCTGAAGACAGTCTCTGCTCCGGATCGAACGTTACTAAACACGGATGGAGCGACTTTTCCGGCCCGTTCTAAaggataaagaaaaaaaaaacattaacagaacagagagatccaaaacaaacattaacattaaattaCACACAAATTACACTAAAGTGGATCAGCTTCCTGAGTTATAAATGTTGTTTAGAGAGGGATAAGCTGAGCGAATTTGTGCATTTCCCAGTTGCCCTCTCAGAAAGGAAAACTGAGCCAGATGTAAAATTAGCCTAGTTTTAACAGTATCTACACCAGGTAGCTAAACCTTTCAATGCTTGTCAGTGGTGGCAGTGTTTTCCACATTTTGGtttaacattaaaaatataGGACCTTTACATAATTTCAGTTCAGGCCTGTGCATTGGCTGTACATTACATACACATTTGTAAACAAATGCAGATCAGCAACACATACCATTTACCATCTTGGATACATTTTGTGTGAAATAATGGTGATATACCTGGCAATAAGGATCTGTTCTGATAAGCAAAACAGTGTTTCAGTTCTATAATTATGTAATAATGTCCCAATGTGCTTCTTTCCAGCTGTCACAGAACAGCTGTGACAGAATTGATGGATGCTTTCTGCATAAATGGTAGATCAACATACTCACTGGGTCATCTTACCCCACTGTTAGGGTGAGGTAAAAAAATCCTATGCAAAAGATCTGTTGCAAAAACATTGCAACCTTAAAACTCAAACTTCAGGATGTCACTTTTTAGGGTAATGGAATATAATTAATGCACATGTCATTTGGAATTTCTGTTATCCGTGACTTGATAATGTATTTAACTCTTGAGAGTTAAACAGTTAAGTGACAATAATTGGTCTACTTTGAGGTGGATGAGTGGCTAGTCTAGAGATtgttacataaacacacatttgtCACTCCCCAGAGTGTATTTGTCCATGTGTCCCAGACTTCAGGGCCTGTGCTACTTTATTTGGAGTGGAAACACCAGCAAGACCAActgctcacacagacacacacagttcaa from Salminus brasiliensis chromosome 7, fSalBra1.hap2, whole genome shotgun sequence encodes:
- the ruvbl1 gene encoding ruvB-like 1, translated to MKIEEVKSTTKTQRIASHSHVKGLGLDEAGNAKQTASGLVGQEAAREACGIIVELIRSKKMAGRAVLLAGPPGTGKTALALAMAQELGNKVPFCPMVGSEVYSSEIKKTEVLMENFRRAIGLRIKETKEVYEGEVTELTPCETENPMGGYGKTVSHVIIGLKTGKGTKQLKLDPSIYESLQKERVEVGDVIYIEANSGAVKRQGRCDTFATEFDLEAEEYVPLPKGDVHKKKEIIQDVTLHDLDVANARPQGGQDILSMMGQLMKPKKTEITDKLRGEINKVVNRYIDQGVAELVPGVLFVDEVHMLDIECFTYLHRALESSIAPIVVFASNRGNCLIRGTEDISSPHGIPLDLLDRVMIIRTMLYTPQEMKQIIKIRAQIEGINISEDALSHLGEIGTKTTLRYAVQLLTPANLLARVQGKEGVEREQVEEINELFYDAKSSAKILQDQHTKFMK